The Psychrosphaera ytuae genome includes a region encoding these proteins:
- a CDS encoding lytic transglycosylase domain-containing protein, giving the protein MQFSSFCFGLTVFVALSSQTMANSPMSPASVHTNPEAVNKPEFIPEYITAEQIQAFEEFEQLAQSGKEPAYLTKASHFLKHPLYPYAQAEYLKSTLSIDKKVVINQFIGQYSGAPFTNALQHKWLNYLAANTFHDAFIAAYAPGVSVKLDCQYLQIQIDNGHLVEQLDEQIYQVWLSQSSLPKRCDTVLDAWSDAGLMTSKRILERTKLAIKHNNPRLADYLAKQLDDQDRYLAKMWKLAIKSPRRVIQPGFWLDYSTEEFEILNHVSSKLVFANPERFNSWWSTVRSKFKQSGHVGLIDKKVAIALAVNGAPTALTKLNQIESELVDESVKQWRISAALRTGDWQQVLNTAKSMPEWLQVDPGVVFWRARAEFELHQSDWALLQLKEVAERRDYYGFLAAQFLGIDVSIRHEPLNVAQEQLQAYSEDDGFQRAITLFRYGRLLDARKEWNLLVEHYDDRALETMAYLAAEQGWHDRPIFTLSQVGYLNDIELRFPLAYEEVIVSAAKQTNMPPSLLFAVARRESSFVPDAFSSAGAAGLMQLKPSTASFVAKRRVSRNQLFQPERNVQLGAKYLARLMAKTDQNPVLTLAAYNAGIHKVERWLPNEPMTADAWIETVPYKETRNYIKAIYAYDLVYQARLGQRSTLLADLTKLAVEPEI; this is encoded by the coding sequence ATGCAGTTTTCTAGTTTTTGTTTTGGCTTGACGGTTTTTGTTGCTCTGTCATCTCAGACAATGGCCAATTCGCCAATGTCTCCTGCATCTGTGCACACTAATCCTGAGGCAGTAAATAAGCCAGAATTTATACCTGAATATATAACAGCAGAGCAAATTCAAGCGTTCGAAGAATTCGAACAACTCGCTCAGTCAGGTAAAGAGCCTGCCTACTTAACGAAGGCATCACACTTCTTAAAACACCCTTTATACCCCTATGCTCAGGCTGAATATTTAAAAAGCACTCTATCCATAGATAAAAAAGTAGTTATAAACCAGTTTATAGGGCAATACTCCGGTGCGCCTTTTACCAATGCACTGCAACACAAGTGGCTTAATTATCTCGCCGCCAATACTTTTCACGATGCCTTTATCGCTGCATATGCGCCTGGTGTGTCGGTAAAGTTGGATTGCCAATATTTGCAAATTCAAATTGATAATGGCCACTTAGTAGAACAACTTGACGAGCAGATTTATCAAGTTTGGCTCTCTCAATCCTCACTTCCTAAGCGTTGTGATACAGTTTTAGACGCTTGGTCTGACGCTGGTTTAATGACATCTAAGCGTATATTGGAACGAACTAAGTTAGCGATTAAGCACAATAATCCACGCCTAGCCGACTATCTTGCAAAGCAGCTTGATGATCAAGATCGTTATCTCGCTAAAATGTGGAAGCTCGCCATTAAATCTCCACGTCGGGTGATTCAACCTGGCTTTTGGCTAGATTACTCAACTGAAGAATTCGAAATTTTAAATCACGTTTCAAGTAAGTTGGTGTTTGCAAACCCTGAGAGGTTTAACTCCTGGTGGTCAACGGTGCGTTCTAAGTTTAAGCAAAGTGGCCATGTTGGGCTCATTGATAAGAAAGTCGCCATAGCATTAGCGGTCAATGGTGCACCTACGGCGTTGACAAAGTTGAACCAAATCGAGTCAGAGCTCGTTGACGAGTCTGTAAAACAGTGGCGAATTTCTGCAGCTTTAAGAACGGGAGATTGGCAACAAGTTCTCAACACCGCCAAATCTATGCCTGAATGGCTGCAAGTAGACCCTGGGGTGGTATTTTGGCGTGCACGGGCCGAGTTTGAACTGCATCAATCGGATTGGGCGTTATTACAGTTAAAAGAAGTTGCAGAACGACGCGATTATTATGGTTTTTTAGCAGCTCAATTTTTGGGCATAGATGTGAGTATTCGTCACGAACCATTAAATGTGGCTCAAGAGCAGTTACAAGCCTATTCCGAAGACGACGGTTTTCAGAGAGCCATTACTTTATTTCGATATGGTCGGCTGTTAGATGCACGTAAAGAGTGGAATCTTCTTGTCGAACACTATGATGATCGAGCATTAGAGACTATGGCATATCTTGCAGCCGAACAAGGTTGGCACGACAGGCCTATATTTACTCTGTCGCAGGTGGGCTATCTGAATGATATTGAATTGCGTTTTCCACTCGCTTATGAAGAGGTGATTGTTAGCGCGGCCAAACAGACGAACATGCCTCCAAGTTTGTTATTCGCTGTTGCACGTCGAGAAAGCTCTTTTGTGCCGGACGCGTTTTCTTCAGCGGGCGCCGCTGGGTTAATGCAACTTAAGCCTAGCACGGCAAGTTTTGTTGCAAAGAGAAGAGTATCTCGAAATCAACTATTTCAACCCGAAAGAAATGTACAGTTAGGTGCTAAATATCTTGCAAGACTTATGGCAAAAACAGATCAAAACCCTGTCTTAACGTTAGCTGCATACAATGCCGGTATTCACAAAGTCGAGCGTTGGCTGCCTAATGAACCTATGACAGCAGATGCGTGGATTGAAACAGTGCCATACAAAGAAACGCGAAATTACATCAAAGCTATTTACGCTTATGACTTAGTGTATCAAGCGAGATTAGGTCAGAGGTCAACGTTATTAGCTGACTTAACAAAATTAGCCGTTGAGCCGGAAATCTAA
- the fadB gene encoding fatty acid oxidation complex subunit alpha FadB, which produces MIFKGQTVNVTMGEHGIAHFTFDAPGSVNKFDQQTIQDCRDATAAINADSNIKAVLFRSAKPAFIVGADITEFLGSFKAEEAELVDWVKASSDMFDGIEDIKVPTLSAITGFALGGGFELCLATDFRVIDETAQVGLPENNLGLIPGFGGTVRLPRVIGPDNALEWITSARPKKPKDALKMRAVDAATSSDKLIDVATQMLQDAIAGKLDWQARRAQKKAPIQFNETELENAVTVAKTMVMAKAGKHYPAPVAAVDAVYEAAGMSRDDAMRVENKYFAKLAKTDQATAMIGNFMNDQYVKGLAKKAGKANKHEIKKAAVLGAGIMGGGIAFQSASKGTPIVMKDINQGALDQGLAEASKILNKKLKKGRIDGNKLAQTLNNIEPTLNNEALKDTNFIIEAVVENPKVKGAVLAEVEGLVSEDTIITSNTSTISINKLAESLKRPENFCGMHFFNPVPLMQLVEVIRGEKTSEETVAATVAYATKMGKTAIVVNDCAGFFVNRVLFPYFAGFSLLLNDGAKFANVDKVMEREFGWPMGPAMLLDVVGIDTADHCTDVMAEAFPTRMQKLENDPISVLYNNEFYGQKNTKGFYQHSLDKRGRPKKEILDSTLEMLAGVASNDKDFDKEEIIDRLMIPMVNETIRCLEEGIVASPSEADMALLYGIGFPPFRGGVFRYVDTIGLANFVAKADKYKDLGEIYHVTDKTRQMAEAGQDFYSTYAGK; this is translated from the coding sequence ATGATTTTTAAAGGCCAAACCGTCAATGTAACTATGGGTGAGCATGGTATTGCCCACTTTACGTTCGATGCACCAGGCTCTGTTAACAAGTTTGACCAACAGACCATCCAAGACTGTCGTGACGCTACCGCAGCGATCAATGCAGACAGCAACATCAAAGCCGTATTATTCCGCTCTGCAAAACCAGCATTCATCGTTGGTGCAGATATCACTGAATTTTTAGGTTCTTTCAAAGCTGAAGAAGCAGAACTTGTAGACTGGGTTAAAGCAAGCTCAGACATGTTCGACGGCATTGAAGATATTAAGGTCCCTACACTTTCTGCAATTACTGGTTTTGCATTGGGTGGTGGTTTTGAACTTTGTCTTGCTACTGATTTCCGTGTTATCGACGAGACAGCACAAGTTGGCCTTCCAGAAAACAACCTTGGTCTAATCCCAGGTTTTGGTGGTACGGTTCGTTTGCCTCGTGTTATTGGTCCTGACAACGCGCTTGAGTGGATCACCTCTGCTCGTCCTAAAAAGCCAAAAGACGCACTTAAGATGCGTGCAGTTGATGCAGCAACAAGCAGTGACAAACTGATCGACGTAGCAACACAAATGCTACAAGACGCTATCGCTGGCAAGTTAGACTGGCAAGCACGTCGCGCGCAAAAGAAAGCGCCGATTCAGTTCAACGAAACTGAGTTGGAAAACGCGGTAACAGTTGCTAAGACAATGGTTATGGCAAAAGCAGGTAAGCATTACCCAGCCCCTGTTGCAGCAGTTGATGCAGTCTACGAAGCCGCGGGTATGTCGCGTGACGACGCGATGCGTGTTGAAAACAAGTACTTTGCAAAACTAGCTAAGACTGATCAAGCAACCGCTATGATCGGTAACTTCATGAATGACCAATACGTTAAAGGTCTTGCGAAGAAAGCGGGTAAAGCGAACAAACACGAAATCAAAAAAGCGGCCGTTTTAGGTGCAGGTATCATGGGTGGCGGTATCGCTTTCCAATCAGCGTCTAAAGGCACACCTATCGTAATGAAAGACATCAACCAAGGTGCCCTTGATCAAGGTTTGGCTGAAGCGTCTAAGATCTTAAACAAAAAGCTTAAGAAAGGCCGCATCGATGGTAACAAGTTAGCGCAAACGCTTAACAACATCGAACCGACACTTAACAACGAAGCACTTAAAGACACCAACTTCATCATCGAAGCAGTTGTTGAAAACCCGAAGGTAAAAGGTGCGGTTCTTGCGGAAGTTGAAGGTCTAGTAAGTGAAGATACAATCATCACTTCTAACACCTCTACTATCTCTATCAACAAGTTAGCAGAAAGCCTTAAGCGCCCAGAAAACTTCTGTGGTATGCACTTCTTCAACCCGGTACCACTAATGCAATTAGTTGAAGTTATCCGCGGTGAAAAGACATCTGAGGAGACGGTTGCTGCTACCGTTGCTTACGCAACTAAAATGGGTAAAACAGCCATCGTAGTTAACGACTGTGCAGGTTTCTTTGTAAACCGCGTATTATTCCCATACTTCGCAGGTTTCAGCTTATTACTTAACGACGGTGCTAAGTTCGCTAACGTTGATAAAGTCATGGAGCGTGAGTTTGGTTGGCCAATGGGTCCTGCAATGTTGTTAGACGTTGTTGGTATCGACACAGCCGATCACTGTACAGATGTAATGGCAGAAGCCTTCCCTACTCGCATGCAGAAACTTGAAAACGACCCTATCTCGGTTCTATATAACAACGAATTCTACGGTCAGAAGAACACTAAAGGTTTCTACCAGCACAGCTTAGATAAGCGTGGCCGTCCTAAGAAAGAAATCTTAGACAGCACGTTAGAAATGCTTGCAGGTGTTGCTTCTAACGATAAAGACTTCGACAAAGAAGAAATCATCGACCGTCTAATGATCCCTATGGTTAACGAAACAATCCGTTGTTTAGAAGAAGGCATTGTTGCTTCTCCTTCTGAAGCTGACATGGCACTTCTATACGGTATTGGTTTCCCTCCATTCCGCGGTGGTGTGTTCCGTTACGTTGATACTATTGGCCTTGCCAACTTCGTTGCAAAAGCAGACAAGTACAAAGACTTAGGTGAGATTTATCACGTAACTGACAAAACACGTCAAATGGCTGAAGCAGGCCAAGACTTCTACTCAACATACGCTGGCAAATAG
- the fadA gene encoding acetyl-CoA C-acyltransferase FadA produces MKNVVIIDCVRTAMAKARNGMFENVRAEDLSAAVMKSLLERNPKLDAAQIDDVIWGCVMQTLEQGFNVGRQAALLAGIPTSVPAVTVNRLCGSSMQALHDASAKIMAGQGDVYLIGGVEHMTHVPMTHGLDFHPSLNLSTAQAAGSMGLTAEALARKYNISREQQDEFGVRSHRLAHEASVEGRFANEIIPVEGHDANGALVKCDYDEVIRPETTMETVGGLRPVFNPVNGTVTAATSSALSNGAAGMLVMSEDKAKELGLEIRARVKSMGVSGCEPSTMGWGPVPATEQALKKAGMSISDVEQFELNEAFAAQALSVVKGLGIEDKMDRINVNGGAISLGHPLGCSGARISTTLINAMEHSGAKVGLATMCIGFGQGIATIFERP; encoded by the coding sequence ATGAAAAACGTAGTAATTATCGATTGTGTACGCACAGCAATGGCGAAAGCCAGAAACGGTATGTTTGAGAACGTTCGCGCAGAAGACTTATCTGCAGCTGTGATGAAATCACTACTAGAACGCAACCCTAAGTTAGACGCAGCGCAAATCGACGACGTAATCTGGGGTTGTGTAATGCAAACTCTAGAACAAGGTTTTAACGTTGGTCGTCAAGCGGCGCTACTAGCAGGTATCCCGACTTCTGTTCCGGCTGTAACCGTTAACCGCTTATGTGGTTCTTCTATGCAAGCACTACATGATGCATCTGCAAAGATCATGGCAGGTCAAGGTGACGTTTACCTTATTGGTGGTGTTGAGCATATGACTCACGTTCCTATGACACACGGTTTGGACTTCCACCCTAGCCTTAACCTTTCAACCGCACAAGCTGCAGGCTCTATGGGTCTGACTGCTGAGGCGCTTGCGCGTAAGTACAACATCTCTCGTGAACAACAAGACGAGTTTGGTGTACGCTCACACCGCCTAGCACACGAAGCGTCTGTTGAAGGCCGTTTTGCTAACGAAATCATCCCTGTTGAAGGTCACGATGCCAATGGTGCATTAGTTAAATGTGACTACGATGAAGTTATTCGTCCAGAGACAACAATGGAAACGGTTGGTGGCTTACGCCCTGTATTTAACCCAGTAAACGGTACTGTAACTGCAGCAACCTCTTCTGCCCTATCTAACGGCGCAGCAGGTATGTTAGTAATGAGTGAAGACAAAGCAAAAGAGCTTGGTCTTGAAATCCGAGCACGAGTTAAGTCAATGGGCGTATCAGGCTGTGAGCCTTCAACGATGGGTTGGGGTCCAGTTCCTGCGACTGAACAAGCGCTTAAGAAAGCGGGTATGTCTATTTCTGACGTTGAACAATTCGAATTAAACGAAGCATTTGCAGCTCAGGCATTATCGGTTGTTAAAGGCTTAGGCATCGAAGACAAGATGGACCGCATCAACGTAAACGGCGGTGCTATCTCACTTGGTCACCCTCTAGGCTGTTCTGGTGCGCGTATCTCAACGACGCTTATCAACGCAATGGAGCACTCAGGTGCAAAAGTTGGTCTAGCGACTATGTGTATCGGTTTTGGTCAGGGTATAGCGACAATCTTTGAACGTCCATAA
- the tusA gene encoding sulfurtransferase TusA, with the protein MIDKNTHKWFQQDDIASIEISAELDALGLRCPEPVMMVRKEVRSLNNGDVLLIQADDPASVRDIPAFCRFMGHQLLAQDTDNHPFLFLIKKGQ; encoded by the coding sequence ATGATCGATAAAAACACCCACAAATGGTTTCAGCAAGACGACATAGCCTCTATCGAAATCAGCGCAGAGCTCGATGCATTGGGCTTACGTTGCCCTGAGCCAGTAATGATGGTTCGAAAAGAAGTTCGAAGCCTGAACAATGGTGATGTGTTACTCATCCAGGCTGATGATCCTGCATCAGTCAGGGATATCCCTGCTTTTTGCCGTTTTATGGGACATCAATTACTTGCTCAAGATACTGACAATCACCCCTTTCTTTTTTTAATTAAAAAAGGACAATAA
- a CDS encoding GGDEF domain-containing protein: MGNRNEKWYSYLKADRVQLVEQSRKDMSLLTMIIIAIFVLSGLIISNHEIYSQFLLYSLIGALVMVVTSATLFYLTSHRLGGRLLLCTGVLLFNCSLIYSGGTENTALYWVMYYPLIVYSITGPKFGSLFSLAFLAMSAYFLYTPGAIIAEYADTEKSRYLLSSFVIVIFSFINEFYRFKSHNMMESVSLDNKKDANTDVLTNIPNRRFLEDSYFPYLQKNNEVLLPAAVIIADIDHFKMINDTHGHDIGDLAIIHCVNTFKKTLRNTDVLCRIGGEEFLICIPKMSLNKAEKIANKMRSALADNPLKLEDGAVLQLRSSFGVAEITSPKDFNSAIKLADDRLYKAKETGRNKVVAD; this comes from the coding sequence ATGGGCAATAGAAATGAAAAGTGGTACAGCTATCTAAAAGCTGATCGCGTCCAACTAGTAGAACAAAGTCGTAAAGACATGTCACTCTTGACGATGATTATTATCGCCATATTTGTTCTAAGTGGGCTCATTATCAGCAACCACGAAATTTACAGTCAATTTTTATTATATTCTCTTATTGGTGCACTGGTCATGGTCGTAACTAGTGCTACATTGTTCTATCTCACGTCACACAGGCTCGGTGGAAGGTTACTTTTGTGTACAGGAGTGTTGCTGTTCAATTGCAGCTTGATCTATTCAGGCGGAACAGAAAACACGGCGCTTTACTGGGTGATGTACTATCCACTGATAGTATATTCCATCACAGGACCAAAGTTCGGAAGTCTATTTTCATTGGCTTTTTTGGCAATGAGTGCTTATTTTCTTTATACACCCGGCGCTATCATCGCAGAGTATGCCGACACGGAAAAGAGTCGCTATTTACTGTCTAGTTTCGTGATTGTTATCTTTTCCTTTATTAATGAGTTCTATCGGTTTAAAAGCCATAACATGATGGAGTCGGTTTCTTTAGATAACAAAAAGGACGCCAACACAGACGTTTTAACGAATATTCCAAATCGTCGCTTTTTAGAGGATTCGTACTTTCCTTATTTACAAAAAAATAATGAAGTTTTATTGCCAGCCGCAGTCATTATTGCAGACATTGACCATTTTAAAATGATCAACGACACTCACGGTCACGATATTGGTGACCTTGCCATAATCCACTGCGTAAATACGTTTAAAAAGACATTAAGAAATACGGATGTATTATGTCGAATCGGTGGCGAAGAGTTCTTGATTTGCATTCCAAAGATGTCTTTAAACAAAGCAGAAAAGATTGCCAACAAGATGCGCTCGGCCCTTGCAGACAACCCTTTGAAACTTGAAGATGGCGCTGTTTTGCAGTTAAGAAGTAGTTTTGGTGTTGCAGAAATTACCTCGCCAAAGGACTTTAATTCAGCAATTAAATTGGCCGACGATAGACTGTATAAGGCCAAAGAGACAGGTCGAAATAAAGTTGTCGCAGACTAA
- a CDS encoding helix-turn-helix domain-containing protein — translation MSKHNRIFKIKLAQHAVQESSVALSKKHNISARLIRYWSQVYQLNGSNSFIHNQSPYSSEFKAHVLKTMKTNDWSLGHTSAHFDLSSPGILFQWQKLYAQGGISRLKPQKKGRPTVTKSDSSAKPVEQMTEEELREELAYLRAENDVLKKLEALAQARKKKAKTRR, via the coding sequence ATGTCCAAACACAATAGAATATTTAAAATAAAGCTCGCTCAGCATGCCGTGCAGGAAAGCTCTGTAGCTTTAAGTAAAAAGCACAATATAAGCGCTCGGCTTATTCGCTATTGGTCTCAGGTATACCAGCTAAACGGCTCAAATAGCTTTATTCATAATCAGTCACCTTATTCTAGTGAGTTCAAAGCTCATGTCCTCAAGACGATGAAAACTAACGATTGGTCATTGGGCCATACCAGTGCTCACTTCGACCTATCGTCTCCTGGTATTTTATTTCAGTGGCAAAAGCTTTATGCTCAAGGTGGTATATCCCGTCTTAAACCACAGAAAAAAGGTAGGCCAACCGTGACAAAGAGTGATTCTTCAGCAAAACCCGTAGAGCAGATGACAGAGGAAGAGTTACGAGAAGAGTTAGCGTACTTACGGGCAGAGAATGATGTTCTAAAAAAGTTAGAAGCCTTGGCTCAAGCCAGAAAGAAAAAAGCAAAGACAAGACGTTAG
- the glyS gene encoding glycine--tRNA ligase subunit beta yields the protein MRENFVIELGTEELPPKALKKLAVSFKDGFEAQLKGAELAFEQIEWLAAPRRLALKVTGLEFQQADKVVEKRGPAVAAAFDDQGQPTKAAMGWARGCGIDVADADRIKTDKGEWLLHKANVPGKSLDELLSGFLSAALKQLPIPKPMRWGASDVEFIRPVHTLLALYGDRVVNAEVLGLTSSNVSQGHRFHHRGLVTISSADNYVKELEAAYVMADFTARQESIKTQMVQICEQENATFTADQDLLDEVTALVEWPVALVGTFEDKFLDVPQEALIYTMKDDQKYFPLLDNTGNLLPKFAFISNIESKDPQQVIEGNEKVIRPRLADAEFFYNTDKKQTLESRLTSLESVLFQKQLGTLKEKSERISELAGFIASKISANTEYAKRAGLLSKTDLMTEVVMEFTDIQGVMGKYYALNDGESPVVADALYQQYMPRFAGDTLPESLEACAVALADKFDTLVGIFGIGQFPKGDKDPFALRRAAIGTIRIMVEKELDLDFAEIADFAKTLFGNKLTNENVSKDVVDFMLGRFEAHYRDHGIAVELIRAVEVKRPTSALDFERRLSAVVEFSKLTEASALAAANKRVNNILSKNEQTSFAAVNEQLLNEAAEIELVKQINAIAGLVEAEFNDGNYTNGLTKLAALQQPIDNFFENVMVNAEDEAVRENRYAILGQLQGLFMHTADISVL from the coding sequence ATGAGAGAGAATTTTGTAATCGAATTGGGTACAGAAGAGTTACCTCCTAAAGCCCTTAAAAAATTAGCGGTCAGCTTTAAAGATGGATTTGAAGCACAGTTAAAAGGCGCCGAGCTCGCCTTTGAGCAAATTGAATGGTTAGCAGCACCTCGCCGACTAGCTCTTAAAGTTACTGGCTTAGAGTTCCAACAAGCTGATAAAGTCGTCGAAAAACGCGGTCCAGCAGTTGCAGCTGCTTTCGACGATCAGGGGCAACCAACTAAAGCTGCTATGGGCTGGGCTCGCGGCTGTGGTATTGATGTCGCTGATGCTGATCGCATTAAAACAGATAAAGGTGAGTGGTTATTACATAAAGCTAATGTGCCTGGTAAGTCACTAGACGAACTGTTATCTGGCTTTTTATCGGCGGCTTTAAAACAGCTTCCAATCCCTAAGCCAATGCGCTGGGGTGCGTCTGACGTTGAATTCATTCGTCCAGTCCACACTTTATTGGCGCTTTATGGTGACCGTGTCGTTAATGCTGAAGTGTTAGGTTTAACATCATCTAACGTATCACAAGGCCACCGCTTTCATCACAGAGGCCTTGTAACAATAAGCTCCGCTGATAACTACGTAAAAGAGTTAGAAGCGGCGTATGTCATGGCTGATTTTACAGCGCGTCAAGAAAGTATTAAGACTCAAATGGTTCAAATTTGTGAGCAAGAAAATGCAACATTCACCGCTGACCAAGATCTTCTTGATGAAGTTACAGCCTTGGTTGAGTGGCCTGTGGCGTTAGTGGGTACCTTTGAGGATAAGTTCTTAGACGTTCCTCAAGAAGCACTTATTTACACCATGAAAGATGACCAGAAGTATTTTCCGTTGTTAGACAATACAGGCAACTTGTTACCTAAGTTTGCATTCATTTCTAATATAGAAAGTAAAGATCCACAGCAAGTTATCGAGGGTAACGAAAAAGTGATTCGCCCTAGATTGGCGGACGCTGAATTCTTCTATAATACTGATAAAAAACAGACATTAGAGTCTCGTTTGACTAGCCTAGAAAGCGTTTTATTCCAAAAACAATTGGGTACTTTAAAAGAAAAGTCCGAGCGTATTTCTGAGTTAGCTGGATTTATCGCTAGTAAAATTTCTGCCAATACAGAGTATGCAAAACGCGCTGGTTTATTGTCAAAAACGGATTTAATGACTGAAGTTGTTATGGAGTTTACTGACATCCAAGGCGTTATGGGTAAGTACTACGCATTAAATGACGGTGAAAGTCCTGTTGTTGCAGATGCGTTATATCAACAGTATATGCCTAGATTTGCAGGTGATACGTTACCAGAGTCATTAGAAGCATGTGCGGTGGCTTTGGCTGATAAGTTTGATACGTTAGTGGGAATCTTTGGTATTGGTCAATTCCCTAAAGGGGATAAAGACCCGTTTGCTTTGCGTCGTGCAGCTATTGGTACAATTCGAATCATGGTTGAAAAAGAACTAGATTTGGATTTTGCTGAGATTGCTGACTTTGCCAAAACGTTATTTGGTAACAAACTAACAAATGAGAACGTGAGCAAAGACGTTGTAGACTTTATGTTAGGTCGTTTTGAAGCTCATTATCGTGACCATGGTATTGCTGTCGAATTGATCCGTGCTGTTGAGGTTAAACGCCCAACTTCTGCATTAGATTTTGAACGTCGCCTAAGCGCCGTAGTTGAATTTTCTAAGCTAACAGAAGCATCTGCATTAGCGGCAGCGAATAAGCGTGTTAACAACATTCTGAGCAAGAATGAACAAACTTCTTTTGCCGCAGTGAATGAACAGCTGTTGAATGAAGCCGCAGAAATTGAACTTGTAAAACAAATTAACGCGATTGCAGGTTTAGTAGAAGCTGAGTTTAACGATGGTAACTACACAAATGGCTTAACGAAGTTAGCTGCATTACAACAACCTATTGATAACTTCTTTGAAAATGTCATGGTTAACGCTGAAGATGAAGCCGTTCGTGAAAATAGATATGCGATCTTAGGTCAGTTGCAGGGTCTGTTCATGCATACTGCTGATATTTCTGTGTTGTAA
- the glyQ gene encoding glycine--tRNA ligase subunit alpha, which yields MSKYNIKTFQGLILALQEYWAKQGCVIIQPLDLEVGAGTFHPMTFLRSLGPEPMSSAYVQPCRRPTDGRYGENPNRLQHYYQFQVMLKPSPDNIQELYLGSLEELGIDTLVHDIRFVEDNWESPTLGAWGLGWEVWLNGMEVTQFTYFQQVGGLECKPVTGEITYGLERLAMYLQGVDSIYDLVWTDGPMGTVTYGDVFHQNEVEQSKYNFELANVEVLFKAFDDAEAASQKLIEEGLALPAYEQVMKASHAFNMLDARHAISVTERQRYILRVRTLSKAVAQAYYDSREALGFPLCKTSDSDK from the coding sequence ATGAGCAAATACAATATCAAAACCTTTCAAGGTTTAATTCTTGCCCTACAAGAATATTGGGCAAAACAAGGTTGTGTCATAATACAGCCATTGGATTTAGAGGTTGGTGCAGGTACATTCCATCCTATGACGTTCTTACGTTCACTTGGCCCTGAGCCAATGAGCTCTGCTTATGTTCAACCATGCCGCCGTCCAACGGATGGCCGTTATGGTGAAAACCCAAACCGTCTACAACATTACTATCAGTTCCAAGTGATGTTAAAGCCATCTCCAGATAACATTCAGGAACTATATCTTGGTTCCCTCGAAGAGCTAGGTATTGATACCTTAGTTCATGATATTCGCTTTGTAGAAGACAACTGGGAATCACCAACACTTGGTGCTTGGGGCTTAGGTTGGGAAGTATGGCTAAACGGAATGGAAGTCACTCAGTTTACGTATTTCCAACAAGTAGGTGGTTTAGAGTGTAAACCTGTTACTGGTGAGATTACCTACGGTTTAGAGCGTTTAGCTATGTACTTACAGGGTGTTGACAGTATCTACGATTTAGTTTGGACTGACGGTCCGATGGGAACCGTGACATACGGAGACGTATTCCATCAAAATGAAGTAGAACAATCTAAGTACAACTTTGAGCTAGCTAATGTTGAAGTGTTGTTTAAAGCGTTTGACGATGCGGAAGCAGCCAGTCAGAAACTAATCGAAGAAGGGTTAGCTTTACCAGCTTACGAACAAGTGATGAAAGCGTCTCACGCATTTAATATGTTAGATGCACGTCATGCGATTTCAGTTACCGAACGTCAACGTTATATCCTACGTGTAAGAACATTATCTAAAGCGGTTGCTCAGGCTTATTACGACTCACGTGAAGCGCTTGGTTTCCCATTATGTAAAACTTCAGATTCGGACAAGTAA